A single genomic interval of Agromyces cerinus harbors:
- a CDS encoding ABC transporter ATP-binding protein: MESESKNLLELRDIEAGYGRAALVLRGLTVEVPPASVVCLVGPNGAGKSTVLKVASGMLIPRSGSIRIDGQDVTGDGPQTMLQNGLAHVLQGHSVFREMTVGENVMLGAFTVKDPIVVQERVEFVQNLFPIVGERWKQLAGLLSGGQQKQVEFARSLMVSPKVVLLDEPSMGLDPKTTAKVFEQVARMRDAGTAVLLVEQNARRALETADIGCVLDLGRVHISGPAPQLLADPNLADLYLGGQPSARSDVTEQPGAAL; this comes from the coding sequence TTGGAGTCTGAGTCGAAGAACCTTCTCGAACTGCGGGACATCGAGGCGGGCTACGGCCGCGCCGCGCTCGTCCTGCGCGGGTTGACAGTCGAAGTGCCCCCTGCCTCGGTCGTCTGTCTCGTCGGCCCGAACGGCGCCGGCAAGTCGACGGTGCTGAAGGTGGCCAGCGGCATGCTGATCCCCCGGTCGGGAAGCATCCGCATCGATGGGCAGGATGTCACGGGTGACGGGCCGCAGACCATGCTGCAGAATGGGCTGGCCCACGTCCTTCAGGGGCACAGCGTGTTCCGAGAGATGACCGTCGGCGAGAACGTCATGCTGGGGGCGTTCACGGTCAAGGACCCGATCGTCGTGCAGGAGCGCGTCGAGTTCGTCCAGAATCTGTTCCCCATCGTGGGGGAACGATGGAAGCAGCTCGCAGGACTCCTCTCGGGAGGCCAGCAGAAGCAGGTCGAGTTCGCCCGATCACTCATGGTGAGCCCGAAGGTCGTGCTGCTCGACGAGCCGTCGATGGGCCTCGACCCGAAGACGACGGCGAAGGTCTTCGAGCAGGTCGCTCGCATGCGTGATGCCGGTACGGCCGTGCTCCTCGTCGAGCAGAACGCACGCCGGGCACTGGAGACGGCCGACATCGGCTGCGTCCTCGACCTCGGCCGCGTGCACATCTCAGGCCCGGCGCCCCAGCTGCTCGCGGATCCGAATCTCGCCGATCTCTACCTGGGCGGTCAGCCCTCAGCCCGCAGCGACGTCACCGAGCAGCCCGGCGCGGCGCTGTAG
- a CDS encoding ABC transporter ATP-binding protein, with product MNARQEDQAATKGNLRTIEMTKSFGGVTAVDGASVEFQEGKVNGLIGPNGSGKTTFFNCVTGMIKPDAGIVTYRGRAITRQSPDRIARAGIGRSFQLCRIFPRMTVMENLLVAVRHTNIARQLHSAHDPEELERARGWLRRVGIDHLEHAEARNLSYGQQKLLELAGVLMGDPDTIMLDEPAGGVNPALIGRISTLVRELNAEGKTFIIVEHNMEMVMSLCDHLVVFDRGRPIAEGAPAIIQRDPRVLEAYLGV from the coding sequence ATGAACGCCCGTCAAGAAGACCAGGCGGCCACGAAAGGCAACCTGCGCACCATCGAGATGACCAAGTCCTTTGGAGGCGTCACCGCCGTCGATGGCGCGTCGGTGGAGTTCCAGGAGGGGAAGGTCAATGGCCTGATCGGACCCAACGGCTCCGGTAAGACCACCTTCTTCAACTGCGTGACGGGCATGATCAAGCCTGATGCGGGAATCGTCACGTATCGCGGCCGTGCCATCACGCGTCAGTCGCCCGATCGCATCGCGCGCGCCGGGATCGGACGCAGCTTCCAGCTGTGCAGGATCTTTCCCCGCATGACGGTCATGGAGAACCTGCTCGTCGCGGTGCGCCACACGAACATCGCGCGCCAACTCCACTCCGCCCATGATCCGGAGGAGCTCGAACGGGCGAGGGGATGGCTGCGGCGAGTCGGCATCGATCACCTCGAGCATGCCGAAGCGCGCAACCTCAGCTATGGCCAGCAGAAGCTGCTCGAGCTGGCGGGCGTCCTGATGGGCGATCCCGACACGATCATGCTCGACGAGCCCGCGGGAGGCGTCAACCCCGCGCTCATCGGGCGCATCTCGACCCTCGTGCGTGAGCTCAACGCCGAGGGCAAGACCTTCATCATCGTCGAGCACAACATGGAGATGGTCATGAGCCTGTGCGATCACCTCGTGGTGTTCGACCGCGGTCGTCCGATCGCAGAAGGCGCACCCGCGATCATCCAGCGCGACCCGCGAGTCCTGGAGGCCTACCTTGGAGTCTGA